From the genome of Seriola aureovittata isolate HTS-2021-v1 ecotype China chromosome 18, ASM2101889v1, whole genome shotgun sequence:
AATGATCATTCATCAACTTTGAATTAATTTGATTATAATCCTTATCAATAATATAGATTATTGAACAGTtggaaataaaactgcacatcatatacagtgtgtatatttgtacatggtgtacacacacacacacacacacatcatatatatgatgtgtgtgtgtgtgacagtgacttCAGGACACATTCAGACCCTTCACTGATTCACAGAAGTGAAATAAactaaatttattaaaaatccaaATAGAAATCTCTTAATCCAGGTGTTTGTCGGACCCAGGTCCAACTTTGGTCTTCTTGAGTCTCTACAGGCTCTGAACCTGGATCTGGTCAGTCCATCTCAGTCCTCCTGACAGGTcctctcagactcagactggaCAGGAAGTGTCTGTGAACTGTCCTCTTCAGGTCAACAGTTGTGCTCTTAAGTTTACATACCCTGGCAGAATTTGTAAGATGTGTGCCattctttaaagaaaacatgagtgatcacacaaaacacatttcttttacttttaacggGATTCAAATACAACTATGAGGCATCACAGAATATCACAATcagtaaacaaaacataacaataaagaaaatactgagATGGTCCCTGTTCCTAAGTTTGCACACCCATAGTTCTTAATACGGTGTATTTGCTCCTTTAGCATCAATGACGGCTTGTAGTTTTTGAGATAGTTGTGAATGAGGCCCTTTGTTTTCTCAGGTGGTAAAGTTTCCCATTCTTCTTGGCAAAAAGCCTCCAGGTCCTGTATTGCATGAACTGCACATTTGAGATCTCCAAGTGGCTGAATGATACTGAGGTCAGGAGACTGTGATTGCCAATCCAGAtccttcttttttctgctgtagCCACTGGAGGGTCGACTTGGCCTTATGCTTTGGATCACTGTCATGTTGGAAGTGTGTCGCATGCGCAACTTCCAGGCTGGTGAATGCAAATTGTCCTCCAATACTTTCTGCTAACATGCTGTATTCACTCTAAATTCCCTGGGCCACTGTAGCTCACACACCCCCAAAACATCAGAGATCCACCTCCACCTACAGTAGGGATGGTGTACTTTTCGTCATAGGTCTTGTTGACTCCTCTCCAAACATAGTGTTTATGGTTGTGACCATAAAGTTCAATTTTGGTCTCATCACTCCGAATGACTTTGTTCCAGAAGTTTTGAGGCTCGTCTCTGTGCTGTCTGGCATATTGTAAGGGGGCATTTTTTGGACGTTGGCATAGTAACGGCTTTCTTCTGGCAACTCGACCGTGCAGCCCATTTTTCTTCAAGCACCTTCTTATTGTGCATCTTGTATCTGCAGAGAAGCCTGTATGTCAGTGAACTTGcttgtgggtttttctttgcATCCCGAACAATTTTCCTGGCAGTTGTGGCTAAAATCTTTGTTGGTCTACATGACCGTGGCTTGGTATCAACAGATGCCCTAATTTTTCCACTTCTTTGTCAGAGTTTGAACGCTACTGATTGACTTTCTCAAATCTTTGGATATCTTTTATATCCTTTTCCTGATTTATAAAGTTCAACTACCTGTTCTCGCAGGTCGTTTCACAGTTGCTTTCCCCATGACTCAGTTTCCAGCAAAGTCAGTGCAGCCCTGGGTGAAACATGCAGGCGTCTCGCGAAAGCTAAGAAAACTCATTGACTCTCTCTACACGGACACTAATTACAAGCAAACAGGTCACAGGTGTGGAAACTTTTACCCTTAATAGCCATTTAAAACTGTGTGTCAACTTGTGTATATTATCAGGCCAAACATTCAAGCGTATGTAAACTTTTGATCAGGGCCATTTGGGTGGTTTCAGTTATCATCATGATTTAGAAAGTTCAAACAAAATGATCTGGTAATGAATGGCTTCACTTGACCACTATCCCAAATCAAAGAAAAGTTTTCTGCATGATCAGTCATGTTTTCCAAAAAATGGCCAATATTTCACAATTTCTGCCAGGATATGTGAACTTACAAGCACAACTGTATGTGGTCTATGTGGGTCAGGTCTGGACTTAGCCTGGGACAGGGACAGTCAGAGACTGGTAATGAAAGTTGAACCAGGTCTGGACTCTGGATGaggttttttcttctgtatttgtCTCATTCATCCTTCATCAagtctgaccagtctccctTTCTGCGCTGCTgagaacccccccaccccccaccccgcccccccCATATACATCTATAAAGTTATCTTGACAGTGAAttcagaaatgagaaaatgagaggCTCAGCCCACCTCTGAGTGTTCGGATCAGGTTACAGTCAGGGACAGACCACAGCTTACACAGACCACTCCTGTCGGGGGAGgggttagcatgttagcattagcttcaTCATGATGTAAACATGTAGTAAAAACAAATgctgtccctgtgtgtgtttatgctaaCTCTTTGTGtgctactgctaatgctaacagtggGTGTGGCTTGTTACCAGGAGGCGGTGGCCAGCATCTTGGAGTCGGGGCTGAAGTGGCAGAAACTGATTGGTCGATCATCACCGATCTGACTGCAGAAGTTGTTCAGATTCTGAAGAGCCAATCGAAATGTTGATTAAAACCATCTCTTTTAAATCCTTAAtcaatataattaatattattaataatagaaACTCATTAATACGAAATAATACCCTTTGATGAATTCTTcttatttattgatttgtgctttaatgaaattaaatccGTCTCACCCTCAGGCTCTTGTGCAGCTCCTGTTGCCGGATCGTCCTGGTTGCCTCGGCAACATCCCTCTGAGCACGTGCAGCCTCCAGACGCTTCATCGCCCTGACAGACCAATCACAGCAGGAGCTTTTaagtcacagccaatcagatccctccgGTATTTAGGACTCTTGTTCAGTTTGTTACAATCTTCTCTCGCTACATGTGTTTATCACTCAATGGTCAGCAGTCAATTCAATTTCACACACAGTTACTGGTCATCATCATTTAGTGTCAACTGTAgagtgttgcattgtgggattgttagCGGACAGCAGAGTCTCAGAACAGCAAAATACTCAGAGATCAGAGAGGAAATCAGAGGAACTGAACATCAGGTAAGTTGATAGGCAGGTAAACTGATCATCAGGTGAGCTGATGGATAGGTAAACAGGTAGTGAGGTGTGTGGACTTCTAACTGATGGTGTTTAATGTGGAAATGATTATATCAACACGACTGAGAAATGCTTCtggtcctcctctgtctctgatcaGTCAGTTTGTTGCTGACTCACCGTGGCAGAGAGTATTTGGCCAACCAGAGCCGGGCGTCCCGCAGGAAAACGGAGCCCTCGTGGTACCACGTCTGCTggcactgtgattggtcagaaaGAAAAGgttacatttttacagttttgttcaATCCAGtgatctttttctttatttcattcctGTGTTCTTCAGTGTATTTGAGTGTGTACTTCAGTGTATTTGAGTGTGTACTTCAGTGTATTTGAGTGTGTAATTCAGTGTATTTCAGTGTATTTGAGTGTGTACTTCAGTGTATTTGAGTGTGTACTTCAGTGTATTTCAGTGTATTtcagtgtatttctgtgtaCTTACCTCATCCTGTGATCTCTTAgctctctcttcatctttcctGGACTTCTTCAGAGCGTCTGGACCGACCACAGACAAGACACTTCGCAGCCTGAACACAAACATcggaaaaactttatttcaaaattaattagtttaattttaGGAAAATTACCTGTGatatctgcattttttttaatttaatgacatAGGCAATTATATAGATTATTTCCTGATACCAACACATTAAAACTGTGAATGTACCTGACTTTAAAACCGTGTCCCCTCTGAACCACAGACtgattttgtgatgtttgttttggacTGAACTGATGTAGATTCATTGTCATTTAGTTTTCTTCCAACGTCTGAATCTTCAGTGAAATCTGATTAAGACCAAAGAtcctgtttcttcctgttactCTTCAAATAAACCGAaactatgttttatttaaaactaattCAGTGAAACATGTAAATCAAGTTTAAACTAAAAAAGTCTTATTTTCCCACCTCTCCCGGCGGTCAGCTGGTCCCTCTCCGAACAATGTGATTGGCTCTCCAAGTGCCCGGAGACCGGCCTTCACCTCTGCGTCATCGGTGGAGACGGTGATCTGTCGTGCTCGCCGCCGCCGCTCGAACTCAGCGAGCGCTTCCTGCTGCCGCTCGCTGACCCGCTCCTCCATCTCCAGAGTCTCTCCTGCATGGCATCATGGGAAATAGTCTCATTTTCACCACAcaagtaaaaaagaaacacctgtAGTTTATAACACAGTTTATAACAGGTGACCCACCTGAGGAGATGTTGATGTTACCCGCCTCTATCCCCGCCTTCACCGCATCACTTCCTGACATTGCGTTGCTTGCCATCTCTGAGCTCAGacgttccctctctttctcctcgaGGCTTCCATAGAACACACGACTCTTCTTCACGGCTGGAGCCGCGTCCTCTTCGtctgacattttcacacactccctcttcttcttcttgtactgctgctgctgtggcaccCAGAGGCTGCCGGGAAAAAGGTCACAGCAGAAAATGATCTGATagtaaatacaaaataaatgtagtttttacttttcacgggttaaaaatactaataaaagagaaaacaaaaaacaagctcatttctgtataaaaaataataagaaaaaacttaaaattaaatctgttttttttaccaatatAGCAACagggtttaaaaataaaatgattttgattatgGCATAATAACATAGCAAATATCTTGTATGATCATGTATGAATTTTACATAACATCAGAGGTCTGGAACAATTTTTgataaaataacaaagcaaGAATATTTTCTAAGTAAGGTGTAAGTGCAGACAGTCGGTGGAGGAAACATTTCAAAGACTGTTTCCTCCAGACTCTATGATCACATGTCAATCATTTACACAGaaactgtttcattttgaaatattttaaggGATTTGGTTCTAACAGACTAAAATCATACGATTCTTTACCGGAGTTTGGCGCGAATAAAAAGGTTTAGTTCGGTGTTGCGGAgaaaaggagatgaaaggaaGAACACGAGAAAACGTGACACACACTATGTTAGCATTAATATTAGCATTCAAACGGCTACTTATCCAGcgtcacacacacctgagcagaCACACGGCAGGTGTGAAACAGTCCGTTAATAAACTTTATGctgaaatattttgaatttacaaACTTACAGCCGAAGACAAACGAAGCGTCGGAGTCTCTCAATTCCGTGACCCGGATGTAGACACGTCATCTGCTTCCGGGTCAAAGGTTGTTTTCCGGTCGATACAACGGtagcacacaaacagaaaaagaaaaaaacccgGGAAAACAACATCACAGCTGTCAGGTAACGTTACACACCTTTATCACAACTACGGGGCCCGTGTTATAAAGTTCGTCAGTTCCAGTTTAATTTACCGGGTTTAGAGATTTAAACAGACGTTAGCCGCTTAGCTTAGCTTCCGTTTACTGTTAGactgaaacaggaagaaacaccGAGATTCACTGGTGTATACTGTAGTAAACAGGTATGTAGTGGTGTGTACTGGAGTGTACTGGATTAAACAGGTATGTAGTGGTGTATACTGGAGTAAACAGGAGTAAACAGCTATGTACTGTTGTATACTGAAGTAAACATGTACAATGGTGTATAGTGTACTTCAGTATTTTATGATTCAGTAATCAGTGAGTCAATCAAAAGAAATCAGAAGGTCTGGGTTTATCTGACAGATTTTATAAATTGACTGCCGATTAATTGGAATTAATATTTAAGCTGATTCTGTGTAATaattacatgaatttcccctaggggataatTAAAGTAAAGTATCTGTCTATCAATCTATCCTGAGTAGGACTCAATCAGATGATTAATATTAAATGAGAACTAAATGAAATGTCTGTTTGTGCTTGAATGCAGGTTTATTGCTTTCTAAAACTCAACaccaaatataaacagaaataaagagttTGACTGAGAAACTAagatgaaataaacacattcgGTCCTGGATGCAGACTGGATTCAGTACTTTCCATAAAAGAAAGAATCCATAAATGTTAGTAGAACTACATTCTAGTAGTACTGGTACTACAGCACTGCCGGAGGGTTGAGCCTTTCGATCCAGATCCTTTGGTTTTGGTAAAACCAGGTCCTCTAAGGCCAATGGAacagatgatgtcattgtctctgatgtgatgtttgtgtttctacgtcaacagaagaaaacagaagatgTTGAGGAGGAAACCGACTCGTCTGGAGCTGAAGATTGACGACACCGAGGAGTTCGAGAGTGTCAAGAAGGAGCTCGAGGTCAAAATCACTAACACGATCAATACTGTCAATACGAGTCATTACTGTCATCACTAATCAATTCTGTGAACACCAAACTCATCATCCTGTTAGTGACAGAGTTTTTCTGACCATTAACTCGCTAATTAACATATTATGAACATACTAATTAATAACTGTCTGTCTTCACGTGAAACAACAGCTCAGGTGTATTCTTACCTGTGACGGCCAGAGCCACTGCTCCACCTGAGGATCAGAGACCAGCTTCTGGTCTGGTCAGCTAAGTcttactttttttctgtttttttaggCCAGGAAGCGTCAGCGAGAGGAGGCGGAGTCAGGTGGCGGAGTGGGCGGGGCATCTGTCATCAGTGTTGACATCATCGGGGGTGGAGCGTCAGCCTCAGCATCTTCCTCCACAGCAGTGACGAGGGCGGAGCTCATCAATGAACGAATCGGCTACAAGCCCCACCCCAAACCAGCAACGCTGCCGACCTTATTTGGAAGTCTacagttttaataaaataaaaataatgtttaaagagaaaaggtggtttgtttatttagtttctGTTGTTATGGGACGTTTACaacatatagaaaaaaaatttcagaataaaagccgGAAAATTAATCAATGTCACGTCCCTTTCCTCAAAATTTTTGTATAAATATTCTTTTATAATAAAACCAGctggagacacacagaagaTTTTCATTCcaagatattacattttttttttaaatttattcatttttacattttatctcCCAAATtcgtaaaaaaaaagttttaattagaaaaagtgaaaacaccaCAGTGACTGACAGTGAATTTATCAGATTTCAATTATTTCACTCTGAAATACTCAGTTTGTTGtgatgaattcattttttttaatttggtaaaatgatgttttatttggtaaacaaacatttaacaaagtttttacaaaagttaaaaaataaacatgttataacCCTCGTATAATGTTCaacgtttttattttaaaccaaagaTAAAAATGTTAGAAACTGTCACCATGTGTGTTcatagttgttttattttcataataaatgcTACgataatatttttataaagagcttaaacaaataaaaaagacaaacgcaattagtgaaaagaaaaaatgaaaaactcaaagatgatttaacaaaaaaaaaaactgtaaaaacatctttatttacagtaacaGTAAGTAGCTCtgacatcattatcatttagaCTCATTCCAGGAAGTGATGTTGACCAATCAGTACTCTCGATTGATTTACAATAAGAACTGTTTCTTATTTGtagttaattaaaataaatataacatttttaaattttgacgAATTAAAAGCTACATTTATTCTCTTCCTgcttttcaattttcaaaataagacttttttttttttttttttttaatactgttgacttttttttttacgtgacAACAACCAGACCACTGATAAGTCAGAAACATTTCCTGGAatcacactttaaaaaacagagaaaaaaaaaagagttgggCGGGCGTGGTCTGTGTGATGACTGACAGCTcgtttttcagaataaaggtcCACTTTCCTTCCAAAACAGTTTGTAAATTAactttttcaaacaaacacaaaaagaaataaaatgagtaaaaacataataaataaaaacagaaacaaattaaCAGTTTATGTTTGTGCTGACAGCTTATTGGTCCTCAGCAGTGGAATAATGTTTAGTGTTCAATCTGTTGCCCTGGTAACTGTAGTGATGGGGGTGTGGCTTAACGTCTGACTGTCACCTGTTTTAGTCTCTTGACATTTTGAGCTTATTTAGTGTTTCATGTTACATGTTGgagacatgaaaaatgaattttt
Proteins encoded in this window:
- the prpf4 gene encoding U4/U6 small nuclear ribonucleoprotein Prp4 isoform X1, translated to MTCLHPGHGIERLRRFVCLRLLWVPQQQQYKKKKRECVKMSDEEDAAPAVKKSRVFYGSLEEKERERLSSEMASNAMSGSDAVKAGIEAGNINISSGETLEMEERVSERQQEALAEFERRRRARQITVSTDDAEVKAGLRALGEPITLFGEGPADRRERLRSVLSVVGPDALKKSRKDEERAKRSQDECQQTWYHEGSVFLRDARLWLAKYSLPRAMKRLEAARAQRDVAEATRTIRQQELHKSLRNLNNFCSQIGDDRPISFCHFSPDSKMLATASWSGLCKLWSVPDCNLIRTLRGHNTNVGAVVFRPQAGVYLDQSDVSLASCAADGSVKLWNLKSDEPVADIEGHSERVSRVSWHPSGRFLGTTCYDNSWRLWDLEVQEEILHQEGHSKGVHDLHFHPDGSLAATGGLDAFGRVWDLRTGRCVVFLEGHLKEIYSLHFSPNGYHLATGSGDNTCKVWELRNRKCLYTVPAHQNLLSAVRFQPTDGHFLLTGAYDNTAKVWSHPGWTPLKTLAGHEGKVMGVDVSPDGKLIATSSYDRTFKLWLSE
- the prpf4 gene encoding U4/U6 small nuclear ribonucleoprotein Prp4 isoform X2; the protein is MSDEEDAAPAVKKSRVFYGSLEEKERERLSSEMASNAMSGSDAVKAGIEAGNINISSGETLEMEERVSERQQEALAEFERRRRARQITVSTDDAEVKAGLRALGEPITLFGEGPADRRERLRSVLSVVGPDALKKSRKDEERAKRSQDECQQTWYHEGSVFLRDARLWLAKYSLPRAMKRLEAARAQRDVAEATRTIRQQELHKSLRNLNNFCSQIGDDRPISFCHFSPDSKMLATASWSGLCKLWSVPDCNLIRTLRGHNTNVGAVVFRPQAGVYLDQSDVSLASCAADGSVKLWNLKSDEPVADIEGHSERVSRVSWHPSGRFLGTTCYDNSWRLWDLEVQEEILHQEGHSKGVHDLHFHPDGSLAATGGLDAFGRVWDLRTGRCVVFLEGHLKEIYSLHFSPNGYHLATGSGDNTCKVWELRNRKCLYTVPAHQNLLSAVRFQPTDGHFLLTGAYDNTAKVWSHPGWTPLKTLAGHEGKVMGVDVSPDGKLIATSSYDRTFKLWLSE
- the cdc26 gene encoding anaphase-promoting complex subunit CDC26, producing MLRRKPTRLELKIDDTEEFESVKKELEARKRQREEAESGGGVGGASVISVDIIGGGASASASSSTAVTRAELINERIGYKPHPKPATLPTLFGSLQF